One Leopardus geoffroyi isolate Oge1 chromosome E1, O.geoffroyi_Oge1_pat1.0, whole genome shotgun sequence genomic window, AGGGTGTTGGCAGGCTGGCTCCTTctagaggctccaggggagaatccacTGCTTGCCCTTTCTGGCTCCTGGAGGCTGCTGGCCACATCTCTGcaacctctgcttctgtcatctgCCACCTTCTCTTCTTGTGACCTTCTTGCCTCCCTCTTACAAGGAGCCTTGTGATTATATTTAGGGCCTACCTGGGTAATCCAGAATACTCTGCCTATCTCAAAATCCTCAACTTCGTAGCTCCTTTGCCATGTTCCCAGGTTCTGGGGATGGGGACACAGATaactttgggggccattattcagcccACCATATGTGGTAGGcaataaataaaggttaattattactattatcattatcttTATTACTCCCTTGGCAGCTCCAGAGCCTATCCCTAAGCCCCTCCCAAGCCATGTGAGAGGAAAAAGGATGTAGAGAGACTCCCGTCTGCCTCTCGAAAGCCCCTTGAGACCAGGCCCCGAACCCAGATGGAACTGGAAGTGACGCTAGCTGGACCAGACCAAGGCTTCAGTCACCATTTGGTCCCCATGAAGTGACTGGGGACAGAAAGCAGACAAAACAGGAACATGTTCACAGGCCTTGTGTGGGGTTGGAGAGGGGGGCCTGGAGCTTAGGCTAAGGCTTCCTGATGGTGCTATATTCCATGGACTCCTCAGGGTTCTTTCTGGGAACGTGGGTGACGAGGAAGTCTGTGTTGCTGTAGGTTGGCTCCTGATCCAAAAGCTCCCAAGACAGAGCCGCATAGGAAATGTTCTCCTTCGGAAAGGGGGCCTGTAATAAAGATGCCCAAGGggtcagagaggcaggcaggaggtTACGCCCATGCACGGAGGCGGCCTTGGATGAGGTGGGGAAACAGAGCCTTCAGAGCTTCTGAAGGCTCCTCCCAGACCCTCCAGCTCCTGTCGCCTTCCCTCTGCCAGCTCCCTGAGCTCCAACCACAGCAGAAGACCTTCCCTCGACTCTGGACAAGGGCAGCACCCTTCACAGGGAATTCTAGGTCACGACCTGTCTGGGTTGTGACCCAACCAGCATGAGGGCCATGTCTGATGGGACTCTGCATCCTCCAGTGCCAAGGACTGCTGTAGAGACACGTCCAAAGGCCAAaagtctggggaggagggaggtgtggAGGGGAGCTCCAGAGGCAAGTCTTTCAATGGCTGTGGCTTTGCCCAGCACCCACCCCTCTTCCTCTGTGCCCACATGGGCAGGAGAAAGCCTATCTGGCTCCAAGGCCCACAGCAGCCCCAGGTACACACCATGGTGACATAATCCACTTCCTGCTGGTTTtccagggcagaggaggagggctTTGTGCAGGCCTTCTTCTGGGAGGAGCCGTGGGAGGTTCCGGTTGGCTGTAGGGTCAGGTTTGCATAGCAGATGTCCCCCTCCAGCGGCTGCATCACCTGGGAGAGGAAGTGGGTCGTCTTCCACAGAGGGTTACGGGGCCAAGCTTCCCTGGGCCCCCCTCTCCCAGCTTCCTCTGCAGCCCCCATGCCTACCCccttcccgccctcccccctTCTGTCTGTTTCCAGCATCCCATCCTCCCAGGCTCTGCAGCTGGACCGTGAGCGCAAGGACACGGTTTGTCTGATAGGTTTGGACAACAGCGCTCCGGGGAcaatgaggaaagagaggaaggcgCGATCTGGTGTCTCTGATCTGACCTCAGAAGCTCTCTTACCTGCTCTGGGGATGGCCCAGCagctaaaagacaaaaacaatcaaaatcaGAAAGCCCGTCTCCAGACTCACAGGGCCCCCGGGTCTGGGGAAGAGAAATCTGGAAGATAAGAGGTGGATTCAGCTCCAGACTCAGAGACGTGAGACCTGGTTCCGATTCTGACTCCTCAGATGACACACTCTGTGACATTGGTCACTACCTCTCCCAGCTGCCCCGTCTCCACCTGAGAAATAAGGAGACCTCGCCAATCTTCCCCACATCGAGGAACTGTCATCAGCTGATCTGGTGGCCCTGCCAGCCCTTGGTGCCCGTGTGGTTAAGTTTCCTGCGGGGCAGTTGCAGGCACATATAACTTCTGCCGGAAGTCCTGCCCAAGATGCCCCCGGGTCTCCACCATCATCCATTATTTGGGAGTCAACTCAAAGTCATGCCTGCCTTCCCAGCTACCCGGGGTGCCgaacccctccctccccagctccatgGCCTTTGATTTAGGTCTGTCTCGTCTCCTGTGATCCACCCAATTCCAGTTCGTCTTCGAGTGGGCCAGGGGCTGCTGGGCAGCTGAGCCCATCCCTTCCTTGCATTTCCAGTTGCTTGGCTGTGCCTGGTACACGGGTGCCCCATGCAGGCTGCCCTCCGAGTGGGGTGCAGGAGCTAGGTCAGAACCTTATGGACCAGCTTTCAGTGCTGGTGGTTcctatttctctctgccccttggccTCTACCCCtgattctccccccacccccaccccacccccattagAGGCAACAAAGAAACAGGTTGTTTTCTCCTGGTTCTTAGCTTCAAAAGCCTAGATACTCAGGAGCACAGAAACTTAGAACTTAGGCCCCAGACATACATCTAGGAGAAAAGAAGTGCCCCCCGCCCCTCGCCCTTGACTACAAGAGTCCCCCGGCTGTGGCAGGAGTGGGGGGACTGGAGAGCACCCCAGGAGACCTCGGGTCCTTGTGGGTTCTGAGAGGAGAGGGGTGCATTTACCCTGAGAACGTGGAGGCAGAACCAGCCAtcggctcccccccaccccgccccccgcccagccccagcTCAGCACCAGCAGCTGAATCTGATCACctttcttctgctgcttcatcattcTCAAAGCCAAGAGTGAGGCCGCCACCAGGACAAGCAGCAACACGGCAAAGATGAGGGGAAGCAGGATGCTGAGGTTAATGGAGTCAGCActggaaacaacagaaagacaccATACACCCTGGCCTGCCTCCTGCTTCTGGGCCTTGTCCCAGCTGCCTGGAAGCCAGGAAGGCCAACACTTTTTGACCTGGAGGCCTGTGATTTCCAGCCTGGGAATCCCACTCCTGAGTACCCTAGAgatggtaaaaaaattaaaaaaaaaaatttaaagagaggaGGGTTCCACAGCGTTTTGGTGGGTCCAGACACCTAATGGAAACTATATGGCAATGAGCTCTGGAAAGGTCTCCCTGCTTCTATGCTTGTGCTGCTGTACTGGATCAAAtagtgtcccccacccccacaattcATGTTCATTCCCAACCTGTGAAGGTGAcctatttggaaataagatctttgcagatataatcaagtctaaatgaggtcatactggattaggatgGGCCCTCATccaatggctggtgtccttacaaaaggGAAATCTAGCCACACACAGGTATGCACAGGAAGGCCCtgtgacaacagaggcagaaattGGGTTAATGCTCCCACAAGCCAAGGAGCCCCCCAGATGGCTGACAAACACCAGCAGCTGGGAGATTGGCATGGGACCGCTTCTCCCTTTGAGCCCCAAGAAGAGGCCAACCCTGAGACACCTTGATCTCatccttctggcctccagaacagtgggaaaataaatgtctattgtttcaGTGGCCCAAGATATGGTGCTTTGTCATGGCATCCTGAACAAACTCATACAAAGACTATCTCTTATTTGTCACTAGTCACAGAATTTGTAGAATGAATTCATTCTACATGagtggggcggggagagagagagggagggagagagaatcccaagccaaccccacgctgtcagctcagagcccaatgcagggcttgatctcatgaactacgggatcatgacctgaacagaaaccaagaatcagacgcttaaccactcaggcgccctgttAGCTATTACTTATTAAAAGAAGGTTAGTAGAAAGAAACTTTTGAAACAGAAGgcaaatgggagagagaaaaagaagggactCCAGGCGAGAGTAGACAGAGTGGAGACCTCCCATTCGGATTCTACAGGAAGGCCGGGCAAAAGGAGATCAGCCTATCTAGAAACAAGGTCAAGAGGGCATAGGAGGAATTGGAAAGTGGCCTCTCAACTTCTAGAAAGCCACTTTGGCTGCACTGGCCAGGCAGGCTACTAAGAAGCGTGAGAGAGACtgtttcttcctctataaaaCGGGAACATGTGTATCTGCCTACTCCTCCTCGTGAGTAGGGTCAAAGAATTAAGAGACAATGGACAGGAAAGCCCTCTGTGAGCAGTCAGGTGCTCCTGAGATGGGACAAATCATCAATACCACTGTTCTTGCCATAACGGTAATTAGGGGAACCCTAGGACTGCAAAGGGCACCCCCCCATTGGAGGAGTTCAAACCAAGCAGACCACAGGAAACAGCACACCGGAACTGGCTTACCTGCCATCGTAGTGGTGGCTGGTCACAGTCGGGGGGCCTTTGGTCTCTGCTGGCGTTGTGGACAGGGTGGCATTTGAGCTGGTGGTTGACACTGTAGTTGGTGCTAGGCATAGACCAGATTATACACTATTCAGCCTGCTAACCTGCCCACAGCCCTGCACGTGGCTCTGAGCCCAGGGGGAGCCTGGAGCTGGGCCGTGGGAAGGGAAGGGCCTATAGCCTAGACCGCTTTTTTCTCCCTGACCCCTAGGATACTCAGCCTCAGAGGCAGGCAGGACTGGGTACAGGTCCAGGGAGGATGTTGAGCAGGCCCTGGAAGGATTAGAGGGGGCCTAGTGTTACCTCAGGACAAAGGCAGCTGGAATTCAGCTAGACTTTAAACATTCACACTGCCTATGACAAGGCCTTTGCCAATGCCTTCCCCAatcttatttattcaaaaaggACAGGAGCAGAATTAAACAGCTTTTTCACTGTGGAGGC contains:
- the CD300LF gene encoding CMRF35-like molecule 1, which produces MHGFLFFLFLFQLAGSSDISGPEAVRGLVGGSLTVQCRYVRTWKNSKKWWCRGANWGNCHILVKTDGSEQEVQRKNVSIKDNQKNLIFTVTMEKLKQTDANIYWCGIERYGIDLGVKVKVTVHPAPTTVSTTSSNATLSTTPAETKGPPTVTSHHYDGSADSINLSILLPLIFAVLLLVLVAASLLALRMMKQQKKAAGPSPEQVMQPLEGDICYANLTLQPTGTSHGSSQKKACTKPSSSALENQQEVDYVTMAPFPKENISYAALSWELLDQEPTYSNTDFLVTHVPRKNPEESMEYSTIRKP